The following coding sequences are from one Achromobacter sp. B7 window:
- a CDS encoding class II aldolase/adducin family protein has product MTTDSRRPGTLPIASMRPHCSDQEWQARVDLAACYRLVELYGMADMMANHISARVPGEDNAFLINPYGMMYEEITASSLIKVDLDGTILAKPDFGDMHYGINKAGYVIHSAVHAARHDVDCVIHTHSWASMAVASLDCGLLPLTQTAMRFLKIGYHDYQGVVLDLQEQQSLLQDLGQGEALILRNHGALTVGRTVGEAFNWMHRLELACRAQLAAMATGSPLRQVSPAVLEETWNNYQPGTRRPYGVMEWPALLRKLDRIDPGFRD; this is encoded by the coding sequence ATGACCACTGACTCCCGACGCCCGGGCACGCTTCCCATTGCTTCCATGCGGCCGCACTGTTCCGACCAGGAATGGCAGGCCCGTGTCGATCTGGCCGCCTGTTACCGGCTGGTCGAGCTTTACGGCATGGCCGACATGATGGCCAACCACATCTCGGCCCGCGTGCCGGGCGAAGACAATGCGTTCCTCATCAACCCCTACGGGATGATGTACGAAGAGATCACGGCGTCCAGCCTGATCAAGGTGGACCTGGACGGCACCATCCTGGCCAAGCCGGACTTTGGCGACATGCACTACGGCATCAACAAGGCCGGCTACGTGATCCACAGCGCGGTGCACGCCGCGCGCCATGACGTGGACTGCGTGATCCACACGCACAGCTGGGCGTCGATGGCTGTGGCCTCGCTGGACTGCGGGCTGCTGCCATTGACGCAGACGGCCATGCGCTTTTTGAAGATTGGCTATCACGACTACCAGGGCGTGGTGCTGGACCTGCAAGAGCAGCAATCCCTGTTGCAGGACCTGGGTCAGGGCGAAGCGTTGATCCTGCGCAACCATGGCGCGCTGACGGTGGGCCGCACGGTGGGCGAGGCCTTTAACTGGATGCATCGGCTGGAGCTGGCTTGCCGCGCCCAATTGGCGGCCATGGCCACGGGCTCGCCGCTGCGCCAGGTCAGCCCCGCCGTGCTGGAAGAAACCTGGAACAACTATCAGCCTGGCACGCGGCGCCCTTACGGCGTCATGGAATGGCCGGCCCTGCTGCGCAAGCTGGACCGCATCGACCCCGGCTTTCGGGATTGA
- a CDS encoding tripartite tricarboxylate transporter substrate binding protein, with protein sequence MNTARALLAAAAAACACTAPPAMAADYPDKPVKVIVAFTAGGTTDTLTRSMSNALSKKLEQPFVVENKPGAGGNIGTEFVVRAAPDGHTLIVNSVGPIAVNASLAKLSFDPLTDLVPMVQIATVPNVLVVPPSSPAKDIKSFLAYVKKAQHLNYSSTGVGTSSHLSSYMLMDQLGVQATHVPYKGADAVNDLLAGRIDFMFATIPSVIGQIRAGKLRPLAVSTLQRSATLPELPTIAESGYPGFDAGSWFGFFGPKGTPPEVVTVINREVNAALPSLKAQMLHEGAEPVGGTPAQFSTFIRAEHDKWAALVRKFQPAAN encoded by the coding sequence ATGAATACTGCCCGAGCCCTGCTCGCCGCCGCAGCGGCGGCCTGCGCCTGTACCGCGCCGCCCGCCATGGCCGCCGACTACCCCGACAAGCCTGTGAAAGTGATCGTGGCGTTCACCGCCGGCGGCACCACCGACACGCTGACGCGCAGCATGTCCAACGCGCTGTCCAAGAAGCTGGAGCAACCGTTCGTGGTGGAAAACAAACCGGGCGCGGGCGGCAACATCGGTACCGAGTTCGTGGTGCGCGCGGCGCCCGACGGGCACACGCTGATCGTCAATTCCGTGGGCCCCATCGCGGTGAATGCGTCGCTGGCCAAACTGTCGTTCGACCCCTTGACCGACCTGGTGCCGATGGTGCAGATCGCCACCGTGCCCAACGTGCTGGTCGTGCCGCCGTCCTCGCCCGCCAAGGACATCAAGAGCTTTCTGGCTTACGTCAAAAAGGCGCAGCACTTGAACTACAGCTCTACCGGCGTGGGCACGTCGTCGCACTTGTCCAGCTATATGTTGATGGACCAACTGGGGGTGCAGGCCACGCACGTGCCGTACAAGGGGGCCGACGCGGTCAACGACCTGCTGGCCGGACGCATCGACTTCATGTTCGCCACCATTCCGTCGGTGATCGGGCAGATACGCGCGGGCAAGCTGCGCCCGCTGGCCGTCAGCACGCTGCAACGGTCGGCGACCCTGCCCGAGTTGCCCACCATTGCCGAGTCCGGCTATCCGGGCTTTGATGCCGGGTCATGGTTTGGCTTCTTCGGCCCGAAAGGCACGCCGCCCGAGGTGGTCACCGTGATCAACCGCGAAGTCAACGCCGCCCTGCCCTCGCTGAAGGCGCAGATGCTGCATGAAGGCGCCGAGCCCGTGGGTGGAACGCCCGCGCAGTTCTCCACGTTCATCCGCGCGGAACACGACAAGTGGGCCGCGCTGGTGCGCAAGTTCCAACCGGCCGCCAACTAA